A window of Shewanella mesophila contains these coding sequences:
- the torS gene encoding TMAO reductase system sensor histidine kinase/response regulator TorS produces the protein MNVSALSLSGKSLVGRLMLAFSLLGLLLLLLVSLGSLSLYWVKLADRYLYEEALPASEAARQLMQSSNGLLDNAQGLEQVEEEAQRAFLGRKLSIESTNLLAAIEQLNSLNVQGIEVNNDRHLALFAGEIIHDLSLLGRQVGDRLALTTLLNEKGRKLAEAASNSSVLLEAELAVVDSAILAKLSLAYPEVAGDEQSAYLLDTIIEQDLDIRERLNRALVLVHHIALVGQLLQSPEQQLGLNKVLVSMSRALSPQGLSLNADRVSDRNDPQIPSPFSGELGDGQIDLMPLELLNGLVRDPVRATELERELVILREVNLGLRLQQRYAQVLTKQNTQLLMLTDKLSQLNKFVDSAMKAQQAQADDARSEFLLQLLWAKLGLWATGFLMLFIMILVVYRVIYRGIALRLNEATTALSQLSQGNTDVALDPHGDDELTAMASAIDAFKQKTTQNQALQLELQETASELFAHKASLESTVQARTIELAEANRQLDAEAKGHSAARVMAEQASKAKSLFLATMSHEIRTPLNGLLGTLTLLGHSPLPPAQKQMLALSQYSGTLLQTVLNDILDFSRLEQGKLTNEPRPVALDELLDEVMAIMLAGAGLSGLSLSLVRDDLPKWVSLDGPKLRQVLFNLLGNAIKFTSIGEIQMRVSVVQQRLTFEISDTGVGISDAAMDQLFIAYGVQPNQGRTRGTGLGLAICKELVALMNGLDTSSQCIWVNSEVGQGSTFGFSLPLHICEQAEQLTLEQQPQVLSKYVLVVEDNKVNAMVAQGFLAHLGHQSVLAESCAQARALYALDSASQFDGIMLDIQLGDGSGIELLAELKQIACQAQTHISIAAFTAQIQDEDIKAYQASGFDEVLAKPLNMQSLASWIGIAKQPSDSLDQSNTPDATTSPDTDLTYVGAGRAKSLDSAEPLLDEQQINDDLEYLGVDAVTEMLDIFMVSSEKQIKALATQPQEYAPLLHALKGSSASMGLLALSQLCRQLEESGIDEPSYLLLKQVWQASLGALGERLQRLP, from the coding sequence ATGAATGTGAGCGCATTATCACTCTCAGGTAAAAGCTTAGTCGGTCGCCTTATGTTGGCGTTCAGTCTCCTTGGGCTGCTGCTGTTATTGTTGGTTAGTCTGGGCAGTCTGTCGCTTTATTGGGTAAAGCTTGCAGACAGGTATTTATACGAGGAGGCGTTACCGGCCTCTGAGGCTGCAAGGCAATTGATGCAGTCATCTAATGGGCTACTCGATAATGCTCAGGGGCTTGAACAGGTAGAGGAAGAGGCTCAAAGGGCGTTTCTGGGTCGTAAACTTTCGATTGAAAGTACAAACCTCCTTGCCGCCATTGAGCAGTTAAACTCCCTGAATGTACAAGGTATTGAAGTCAACAATGATCGGCACCTAGCGCTGTTTGCTGGCGAAATTATACATGATCTCTCTCTATTGGGTCGCCAAGTTGGCGATCGATTGGCCTTGACGACTCTGCTGAATGAAAAGGGACGCAAACTTGCAGAGGCTGCCAGTAATAGTAGTGTATTGCTTGAAGCCGAGCTTGCGGTGGTTGATTCGGCCATTTTAGCTAAACTGAGTTTGGCGTACCCTGAGGTCGCAGGAGATGAGCAAAGTGCATATCTTTTGGATACCATCATAGAGCAAGATTTAGATATCCGTGAGCGGCTAAATCGAGCGCTGGTATTAGTTCATCATATCGCTTTGGTTGGCCAGTTATTACAATCTCCCGAGCAACAACTTGGTCTAAATAAAGTGTTAGTTAGCATGTCTCGAGCGCTCTCACCACAAGGCTTAAGTCTCAATGCTGATCGTGTCAGCGATAGAAATGATCCTCAGATCCCGAGTCCTTTTTCTGGCGAATTAGGCGATGGGCAAATTGATTTGATGCCACTTGAGCTACTTAACGGGTTAGTTCGCGATCCTGTTAGAGCAACAGAGCTTGAGCGAGAGTTGGTCATATTAAGGGAGGTTAATTTAGGTTTACGTCTTCAGCAGCGTTATGCTCAAGTGCTGACAAAGCAAAATACACAACTTTTGATGCTGACAGATAAACTCAGCCAGCTGAATAAATTTGTGGATAGTGCGATGAAGGCGCAACAAGCTCAGGCTGACGATGCGCGTAGTGAGTTTTTGCTACAATTGTTGTGGGCTAAGTTAGGGCTCTGGGCTACTGGGTTTTTAATGCTGTTTATCATGATATTAGTGGTCTATCGCGTTATCTATAGAGGCATTGCTTTACGCCTTAATGAAGCCACTACAGCGTTATCTCAGTTAAGCCAGGGCAATACAGACGTTGCTCTCGATCCTCACGGTGATGATGAGCTTACCGCAATGGCATCGGCTATTGATGCTTTTAAGCAAAAGACCACTCAGAATCAAGCGCTCCAATTAGAGCTGCAAGAGACAGCATCTGAATTGTTTGCCCATAAAGCGTCGCTGGAAAGTACGGTACAGGCACGTACTATTGAGCTTGCAGAGGCCAATCGTCAACTCGATGCAGAAGCAAAAGGTCACTCCGCGGCAAGGGTTATGGCTGAGCAAGCGAGTAAGGCCAAATCCCTCTTTCTTGCGACTATGAGTCACGAGATTCGTACACCATTGAATGGTCTTTTAGGGACCTTAACATTATTAGGCCATTCACCATTACCTCCAGCTCAAAAGCAGATGTTAGCGCTATCTCAGTATAGTGGCACCTTATTGCAAACTGTACTCAACGATATCTTAGATTTCTCGCGGTTAGAGCAAGGTAAGCTGACTAACGAGCCTAGGCCAGTTGCCCTCGATGAGCTACTTGATGAAGTGATGGCGATCATGTTGGCTGGCGCGGGCTTGTCGGGGTTATCTTTATCCTTAGTGCGGGATGATTTGCCCAAATGGGTCAGTTTAGATGGTCCCAAGTTGCGCCAAGTGTTGTTTAATCTGCTGGGTAATGCGATTAAGTTTACCTCAATTGGCGAGATTCAGATGCGGGTCTCTGTGGTTCAGCAACGGTTGACATTTGAAATATCAGACACCGGTGTAGGTATTAGTGATGCAGCTATGGATCAACTGTTTATCGCTTATGGTGTTCAGCCCAATCAAGGGCGAACACGGGGGACAGGTCTTGGGCTAGCCATTTGTAAAGAGTTGGTGGCATTAATGAATGGCCTCGACACTTCAAGTCAATGTATTTGGGTCAACAGCGAGGTTGGTCAAGGGTCGACATTTGGCTTTAGTTTACCATTGCATATTTGTGAGCAAGCAGAGCAGCTAACTCTAGAGCAACAACCACAAGTATTGTCTAAATATGTGTTAGTGGTCGAGGATAACAAGGTCAATGCCATGGTAGCACAAGGCTTTTTAGCACACCTAGGGCATCAGTCCGTGCTGGCCGAAAGTTGTGCTCAAGCTAGAGCCTTATACGCACTCGATAGTGCGTCGCAATTTGACGGTATCATGCTTGATATTCAACTCGGCGATGGCTCCGGAATTGAGTTGTTGGCAGAGCTTAAACAGATAGCCTGTCAGGCCCAGACCCATATCAGTATTGCGGCCTTTACGGCACAGATTCAAGATGAGGATATTAAAGCGTATCAAGCTTCAGGTTTCGATGAGGTGCTGGCTAAGCCGCTTAATATGCAGTCGTTAGCAAGTTGGATTGGTATTGCCAAGCAACCGAGCGACAGCCTTGATCAGTCTAATACTCCTGATGCCACCACTTCGCCTGATACTGATTTAACCTATGTTGGGGCGGGGCGGGCTAAATCGCTAGACAGCGCAGAGCCTTTGTTAGATGAGCAGCAAATTAATGATGACTTAGAGTATCTTGGTGTCGACGCAGTAACGGAGATGCTGGATATTTTTATGGTCAGCAGCGAAAAACAAATCAAAGCGCTAGCGACACAGCCACAAGAGTATGCGCCCTTGCTGCACGCC
- the torT gene encoding TMAO reductase system periplasmic protein TorT, which yields MRPLIYILIAYLGILTSSVDAATDSSWVLEQRTPFNNRIQTSNLIQYKTLATAKKPWRICALVPHLKDAYWIGIDYGLVSQAKHLGINLELFEAGSYYRKEQQLKQLENCLNQPFDAILLGTVDPNLLKNYQGDINKPILALVNRLDSSVIKTRIGVNWYQMGWTAGNYISQSVTQSQSSSPIKLALLTGPEKVGGSDWVEQGILDAIADSPVEVSSIRHADNNRDLYRDQLHNLLKDHIPNYILGSAVAVEAAIGSLRHLDLTEQVKLISSYSSPATLRGLYRHKVAFSSDDQVVLQGKLAIDVVVKELEGALAFGDIGPKIQALEQGNVKLNALENSLAPADFYPIYRVTQPTNPQL from the coding sequence ATGCGACCACTCATATACATACTCATAGCTTATTTAGGGATATTAACATCTTCTGTTGATGCTGCTACGGACTCATCATGGGTATTAGAACAACGTACACCATTCAATAACAGAATTCAGACTTCAAACCTCATCCAATATAAAACACTCGCGACCGCCAAAAAACCTTGGCGAATTTGCGCGCTAGTCCCCCATCTTAAGGACGCCTATTGGATCGGTATAGACTACGGCTTAGTTTCACAAGCTAAGCATCTAGGTATCAACTTAGAGTTATTTGAAGCTGGTAGCTATTACAGAAAAGAGCAGCAACTAAAACAACTAGAAAACTGCCTCAACCAGCCTTTCGATGCCATATTATTGGGGACAGTCGATCCGAACCTTCTTAAAAATTATCAAGGAGATATCAACAAACCCATACTCGCATTAGTTAACCGACTCGATAGCTCAGTCATTAAGACTCGAATAGGGGTAAATTGGTACCAAATGGGTTGGACGGCAGGCAACTACATCAGCCAATCGGTAACGCAATCGCAATCCTCATCGCCCATAAAGCTAGCACTGCTCACTGGGCCAGAAAAGGTTGGCGGTAGTGATTGGGTCGAACAAGGTATTCTTGATGCAATAGCCGATAGCCCTGTCGAAGTGTCTTCGATCCGTCACGCCGATAATAATCGCGATCTGTATCGCGACCAGCTCCATAACCTACTCAAAGATCATATACCAAATTATATTCTTGGCAGTGCAGTTGCAGTTGAAGCAGCCATCGGCTCTTTACGACATTTAGATCTTACTGAACAAGTTAAGCTTATTAGCAGCTACTCATCCCCAGCAACGCTACGCGGACTCTATCGCCACAAAGTTGCTTTTAGCAGTGACGACCAAGTTGTGCTCCAAGGTAAACTGGCGATTGATGTAGTCGTAAAAGAACTCGAAGGAGCCCTAGCATTTGGTGATATAGGGCCAAAAATACAAGCATTAGAACAAGGGAACGTAAAACTCAATGCGCTAGAAAACAGTTTAGCGCCTGCCGATTTCTATCCTATTTACCGG